In Pseudobythopirellula maris, a single window of DNA contains:
- a CDS encoding M64 family metallopeptidase, protein MRHPRFFTLACFALTLLAGGAARTAFAQLTTLVQTGDPANRVDIVFLGDGYTQADHDAGLFDDHVGSYLDYLFGGGSAAGGLADPFPRYQNFFNVHQVEVVSNESGADKPPEGVFRDTALDAKYYANDIERLLTVSTSKANAALGDALAGTGVTADMRYTTVNDAKYGGSGGSWATFAGANPQAHEIALHEVGHAFADLADEYVSHDDPFPFGEPSEVNVTIDPTGQKWERWLGFDDPRGSDLDIGVYEGARYYATDVYRPSRDSKMRSLDEPYDAVSREAIIEAIYAQVDPIDDHLSNLTPLLDPETLWVEVIDPTVIAVDWYVDDTIVEGAQGSEFDPQHWGLAAGEHTVRALAYDNALDHAFAGGVLDLIRLDPAGFQQQIEWTVSLTATAVPGDYNGDGTVGVEDYAAWVDTYGSTNQLAADGNANGVVDAADFTVWRDHYHGATASAVSAAVPEPAALGLLASLCGAVLPRAHRQRG, encoded by the coding sequence ATGCGACACCCACGGTTCTTCACACTGGCTTGCTTTGCGCTCACGCTCTTGGCGGGGGGCGCCGCGCGGACGGCGTTCGCGCAGCTGACGACGCTCGTCCAGACGGGCGACCCGGCCAACCGCGTCGACATCGTCTTCCTCGGCGACGGCTACACCCAGGCCGACCACGACGCGGGGCTGTTCGACGACCACGTTGGGAGCTATCTCGACTACCTCTTCGGCGGCGGCTCCGCAGCCGGCGGGTTGGCCGATCCGTTTCCGCGGTACCAGAACTTCTTCAACGTCCACCAGGTCGAGGTGGTCAGCAACGAGTCGGGCGCCGACAAGCCGCCCGAGGGCGTCTTCCGAGACACGGCGCTCGACGCGAAGTACTACGCCAACGACATCGAGCGGCTGCTCACAGTGAGCACGTCCAAGGCCAACGCCGCACTCGGCGATGCGCTAGCCGGCACGGGCGTGACGGCCGACATGCGGTACACGACGGTCAACGACGCGAAGTACGGCGGCTCGGGCGGCTCTTGGGCCACCTTTGCCGGGGCGAACCCACAGGCCCACGAGATTGCGCTGCACGAGGTGGGCCACGCCTTCGCCGACTTGGCCGACGAGTACGTCAGCCACGACGACCCGTTCCCGTTTGGCGAGCCGAGCGAGGTGAACGTGACCATCGACCCCACGGGCCAGAAGTGGGAGCGGTGGCTCGGCTTCGACGACCCACGCGGTTCGGACCTCGACATCGGCGTCTACGAGGGGGCCCGCTACTACGCAACCGACGTCTACCGCCCCTCGCGCGACAGCAAGATGCGCTCGCTCGACGAGCCGTACGACGCGGTCTCGCGCGAGGCGATCATCGAGGCGATCTACGCCCAGGTCGACCCGATCGACGACCACCTGTCGAATCTCACGCCGCTGCTCGATCCCGAAACGCTGTGGGTCGAAGTAATCGACCCCACCGTGATCGCCGTCGACTGGTACGTGGACGACACGATCGTCGAGGGCGCCCAGGGCAGTGAGTTCGACCCGCAGCACTGGGGACTCGCCGCGGGCGAGCACACCGTGCGGGCGTTGGCTTACGACAACGCCCTCGATCACGCCTTCGCGGGAGGCGTGCTCGACCTGATCCGGCTCGATCCGGCAGGCTTCCAGCAGCAGATCGAGTGGACCGTGTCGCTCACCGCGACCGCCGTCCCGGGCGACTACAACGGCGATGGGACGGTTGGTGTGGAGGACTACGCCGCGTGGGTCGACACCTACGGGTCGACCAACCAGCTGGCGGCCGACGGCAACGCCAACGGCGTGGTCGACGCGGCCGACTTCACGGTTTGGCGAGATCACTATCACGGGGCGACGGCGAGCGCCGTGTCGGCGGCCGTGCCCGAGCCAGCGGCCCTGGGGCTCTTGGCGTCTCTCTGCGGGGCGGTCTTGCCCCGGGCCCATCGCCAACGCGGCTGA